From Burkholderia sp. WP9, a single genomic window includes:
- a CDS encoding nucleoside 2-deoxyribosyltransferase, which yields MGSCAVIVKALRSRLPARSLREHFTISPSSRNIKTMLRVYCAGPLFNAAERSEMDSIAATLEAAGLSTFLPHRDGLEFAKLKPELEKLGASVEEAVRMLDRAIFSLDTYQLLTRCDAVVANLNGRVADEGTVVEASLAWHADKPLVLFKADARTMLSGSDNPMLTGLGDFKVVDQLAALPQAILEAVARDRTHRAEQTLESGAQIAALREGGGELSALAKTLYSAFKKP from the coding sequence ATGGGTTCGTGCGCCGTTATCGTAAAGGCTCTTCGCAGTCGACTGCCGGCACGCTCGCTGCGGGAACACTTCACGATTTCGCCATCCTCACGGAACATAAAAACGATGCTACGAGTGTATTGCGCAGGGCCGCTGTTCAACGCAGCCGAGCGATCCGAAATGGATTCGATTGCCGCCACGCTGGAGGCTGCCGGATTGTCGACGTTTCTGCCGCATCGCGACGGGCTGGAGTTCGCGAAGCTCAAGCCGGAACTCGAGAAACTCGGCGCCTCGGTCGAAGAAGCCGTGCGCATGCTCGACCGCGCGATTTTCAGTCTGGATACGTATCAATTGCTTACGCGTTGCGATGCGGTTGTGGCCAATCTCAACGGCCGGGTCGCCGACGAGGGCACGGTTGTCGAAGCGTCGCTTGCGTGGCACGCGGACAAGCCGCTTGTTTTATTCAAAGCTGACGCACGGACCATGCTCAGCGGGTCCGATAACCCGATGCTCACCGGGTTGGGTGATTTCAAGGTGGTCGATCAACTGGCTGCGCTGCCGCAGGCCATTCTGGAAGCTGTTGCGCGCGATCGGACCCACAGGGCCGAGCAGACGTTGGAGAGCGGCGCGCAGATCGCGGCGCTTCGCGAGGGCGGCGGCGAGTTAAGTGCGCTCGCAAAGACGCTATACAGCGCTTTCAAAAAGCCATAA
- a CDS encoding porin, with the protein MKKSLLAVALFGAYTMSAHAQSSVTLYGLIDAGLVYTNNQLGHSNWQEVSSSTQNTVFGLKGSEDLGGGLHAIFKLEQGFLLNNGAQAFSGDGFGSQAWVGLQSDPYGTLTFGRQFDVMNDLVGPLTAEFNTWGGNMAAHPFENDNLAANSVVINNSVKYASPTYRGITFETMYSFSNKAGDFGNNRSYGFGVSYAQGPINLAAGYLQLNNAGNGSGAVTSGDTSANFLAERQRIWSLGGNYTFGPATVGLVWSHSQIDNAAGVFSFGTGSYLGAGDTSVGSLNGSLRLDNYEVNAKYALTPAVTVSGAYTYTHGAYNGSSPGWNTAMLQTDYAISKRTDFYLEGVYQNVHGAPADSVLSHAMINTLSPSATNTQVAVTVGMRHAF; encoded by the coding sequence ATGAAAAAGTCTTTACTCGCGGTCGCGCTCTTTGGCGCATATACAATGTCGGCGCATGCGCAAAGCAGCGTGACCCTCTACGGCCTTATCGATGCTGGATTGGTGTACACGAACAATCAGCTCGGACACAGTAATTGGCAGGAAGTGAGCAGTTCGACTCAGAACACGGTCTTCGGCCTTAAGGGCTCGGAGGATCTGGGTGGCGGCTTGCACGCGATCTTCAAACTCGAGCAAGGCTTCCTGCTGAACAACGGCGCCCAGGCATTCTCCGGTGATGGCTTCGGCTCCCAGGCATGGGTCGGCCTGCAAAGCGATCCTTACGGCACGTTGACGTTCGGCCGCCAGTTCGACGTGATGAACGACCTCGTCGGACCGCTCACGGCGGAGTTCAATACGTGGGGCGGTAACATGGCCGCGCATCCGTTCGAAAACGACAACCTCGCTGCGAATTCCGTCGTGATCAACAACTCGGTGAAGTACGCGAGCCCGACCTACCGCGGCATTACGTTCGAAACGATGTATTCGTTCAGCAACAAGGCGGGCGACTTCGGCAATAACCGTTCATATGGATTCGGCGTTTCCTATGCGCAAGGTCCGATCAATCTCGCTGCGGGCTACCTGCAACTGAACAACGCGGGCAACGGCAGTGGCGCGGTCACGTCGGGCGATACGAGCGCGAACTTCCTCGCGGAACGCCAGCGTATCTGGTCGCTAGGTGGCAATTACACATTCGGGCCGGCTACCGTCGGGCTGGTGTGGAGCCATTCTCAGATCGACAACGCAGCGGGCGTGTTCTCGTTCGGCACGGGCAGCTACCTCGGTGCGGGCGACACGTCTGTCGGATCGCTGAACGGTTCACTGCGCCTCGACAACTACGAAGTGAACGCAAAGTACGCGCTCACGCCCGCGGTGACCGTATCGGGCGCCTATACGTACACGCATGGCGCATATAACGGTTCGTCGCCGGGATGGAACACGGCCATGCTGCAAACGGACTACGCGATCAGCAAGCGCACGGACTTCTATCTGGAAGGCGTCTATCAGAACGTGCACGGCGCGCCGGCGGACTCCGTCCTGTCGCATGCGATGATCAACACGTTGTCGCCGTCGGCGACCAACACGCAGGTGGCGGTCACTGTCGGTATGCGTCACGCGTTCTAA
- a CDS encoding DsbA family oxidoreductase, giving the protein MTQALTIDFVSDIACPWCAIGLSSLQRAISRLGDALDARIVVHPFELNPHMGPDGENIVDYLGKKYGRTPEQIEETQAAIRERGASVGFEFGPRKHVYNTFDAHRLLHWAGIKGEQLPLKLALLRAYHSEGKDTSDHEVLIEAAQSVGLDATEARDVLQNGTYAAEVRAEERNNEAMGIQSVPAIIFNRRYLVSGGQPVETFEQAIQQILAEAKNEDSQDASR; this is encoded by the coding sequence ATGACACAAGCGCTCACCATCGATTTTGTCTCCGATATCGCATGCCCGTGGTGCGCGATCGGCCTCTCCTCGCTCCAGCGTGCGATTTCGCGCCTTGGCGACGCGCTCGACGCTCGCATCGTCGTGCATCCGTTCGAGTTGAATCCGCACATGGGGCCGGACGGCGAGAATATTGTCGACTACCTCGGCAAGAAGTATGGGCGCACGCCGGAGCAGATCGAGGAAACGCAGGCGGCGATCCGCGAGCGCGGTGCGAGCGTGGGTTTCGAATTCGGCCCGCGCAAACACGTCTACAACACCTTCGACGCGCACCGTCTGCTGCATTGGGCCGGCATCAAGGGCGAGCAGTTGCCGCTCAAACTGGCGCTGCTGCGCGCTTACCACTCCGAAGGCAAGGACACGAGCGACCACGAAGTGCTGATCGAAGCGGCGCAATCCGTAGGACTCGACGCCACGGAGGCCCGTGACGTATTGCAAAACGGAACGTACGCAGCCGAAGTTCGAGCGGAGGAGCGGAACAACGAGGCGATGGGCATCCAGTCGGTGCCGGCCATTATCTTCAATCGCCGCTATCTGGTGAGCGGCGGACAACCCGTGGAAACTTTCGAGCAGGCCATCCAGCAGATTCTGGCCGAAGCGAAGAACGAGGATTCACAGGACGCGTCGCGCTGA